From Salvia splendens isolate huo1 chromosome 3, SspV2, whole genome shotgun sequence, a single genomic window includes:
- the LOC121795164 gene encoding pentatricopeptide repeat-containing protein At1g79540-like produces MHQFLHSQIFRAIRPQHLTAKSNFSSFSDHALDDSISNKVLALINSERPIEPALAELSPSLNRQVVISVLQSQARLKKEPLISFRFFIWASDTPHLRSNFSNKLMVGMLLSSGNANSLDSCWGLLDELRNEKMSISADAFAVLILGYWRLKNVEKAVDAFGRMKDYDCKPNLFACNVILHVLVKENTIVLAMAVYNMMIKLNIDMGCDTFNVLIDGLCKNGMTEAALNLFEEMTNRGILPNRITYTVVISGLCKTKRTSDAYNLFNEMVSSGCEPDSATYNTLIDGFCKQGLIDEACVLLKSFQDDKYDVGIKGFSCLIDGLVKANRFSEAEVLFQKVLQVGLEPDIVLYTIMMRGLSDAGRMNDAVSMLRDMLGRGIVPDTQCYNVLIKGFCDLGLLDDAESLKLEISRNNQIPNMYTFTILIRAFCRNSLLVEAQQIFNSMEKLGCSPSVVTFNALIDGLCKAGKLEEAQLMLYKMEVGRSPSLFLRLSQGADRILDTASLQKKVEDMMESGLVLKAYKLLKKLAASGVVPNVETYNTLIYGMCSAGHINIALKLLEELQLKGLFPTYATLMYALLKVDRDSDAYKLFEQMNANGCKPSSSVYKTFMSWSSKRKQMSVTISFWLKYLKSRAGVKDEVLQSVKECFEKDEFEQAVRSLLEMDIKLADFDSTLYDIWLTGLCLAKQAEEAQKAFDVLEEFNVPVSPPSCVLVIRALCFKGELNKAVDVFLYTLQKGYRLRPQLCNSLVGALLKSKDKVIVALELLDRMKSGGYDLNSHLYPRTKSLLPHIYSLLKVDNAAAT; encoded by the coding sequence ATGCATCAATTTCTCCATTCCCAAATCTTCCGTGCAATCCGCCCCCAACATTTAACTGCCAAATCAAACTTCTCCTCATTTTCTGACCATGCTCTCGACGATTCCATCTCGAATAAAGTGCTCGCCCTCATCAACTCTGAACGCCCCATCGAACCCGCTCTCGCCGAGCTATCTCCGTCGCTCAATCGTCAAGTCGTCATTTCAGTCCTCCAATCTCAGGCCCGATTGAAGAAGGAACCACTGATCAGCTTCCGATTCTTCATCTGGGCTTCTGATACGCCGCACTTGCGAAGTAACTTCTCGAATAAACTGATGGTTGGCATGCTTTTGAGCAGCGGGAATGCGAATTCGTTGGATTCGTGCTGGGGCCTTCTTGATGAgttgaggaatgagaagatGAGCATTTCAGCAGATGCCTTTGCGGTCTTGATTTTGGGTTATTGGAGACTGAAAAACGTGGAGAAAGCGGTGGATGCATTCGGTAGGATGAAGGATTATGATTGTAAGCCGAATTTATTTGCTTGCAATGTTATTCTTCATGTTTTGGTTAAGGAAAATACGATAGTATTAGCAATGGCTGTTTATAACATGATGATTAAGTTGAATATTGATATGGGATGCGATACGTTCAACGTTTTGATTGATGGGCTGTGCAAGAATGGGATGACTGAGGCTGCCCTCAATCTGTTTGAAGAAATGACTAACAGAGGGATTCTGCCAAATAGGATAACATACACAGTGGTAATATCAGGGCTGTGCAAAACAAAGCGGACCAGTGATGCATATAATCTGTTTAACGAGATGGTGAGTAGTGGATGCGAACCTGATTCTGCTACATACAACACTTTGATTGATGGTTTCTGCAAGCAAGGCCTGATCGATGAGGCCTGCGTGCTCTTGAAATCATTTCAAGACGACAAGTATGATGTTGGGATAAAGGGGTTTAGCTGTCTGATTGATGGGTTGGTGAAAGCCAACAGGTTTAGTGAGGCAGAGGTGTTGTTTCAGAAAGTTCTTCAGGTAGGGTTAGAGCCCGACATTGTCTTGTACACTATCATGATGCGTGGATTGAGTGATGCTGGAAGGATGAATGATGCAGTTAGTATGTTGAGGGATATGCTAGGGAGAGGCATAGTTCCTGACACTCAATGTTATAATGTGTTGATCAAGGGGTTCTGCGACTTAGGGTTGTTAGATGATGCTGAATCTCTCAAGCTAGAGATTTCTCGGAACAATCAGATCCCTAACATGTACACTTTCACGATTCTTATCCGAGCTTTCTGCAGAAACAGTCTGCTGGTAGAGGCTCAGCAGATTTTTAATAGCATGGAGAAGCTAGGATGTTCTCCATCTGTTGTGACGTTCAATGCCCTGATTGACGGGTTGTGCAAGGCAGGGAAGCTCGAGGAAGCGCAGCTAATGCTGTATAAAATGGAAGTTGGGAGGAGCCCGTCATTATTTCTTCGCCTCTCTCAAGGTGCTGATCGCATCCTTGATACTGCAAGCCTACAGAAGAAAGTTGAAGATATGATGGAGTCTGGGTTGGTTTTGAAAGCTTACAAGCTTCTGAAGAAGCTTGCTGCCAGCGGGGTCGTCCCAAATGTGGAGACGTACAACACTTTGATCTACGGCATGTGCAGCGCGGGGCACATCAATATTGCTCTTAAGCTCTTGGAGGAGCTCCAGCTCAAGGGCTTGTTCCCGACATATGCAACACTCATGTATGCGCTCCTAAAGGTTGATAGAGATAGTGATGCGTATAAGCTCTTTGAACAGATGAATGCAAATGGATGCAAACCTAGCTCGTCCGTGTACAAAACATTCATGAGCTGGTCTAGCAAGAGGAAGCAGATGTCTGTCACCATTAGTTTCTGGTTAAAGTACTTGAAGAGCCGAGCTGGTGTGAAGGACGAAGTATTACAATCagttaaagaatgttttgagaAGGATGAATTTGAGCAAGCTGTGAGAAGCTTACTTGAGATGGACATCAAGTTGGCAGATTTTGATTCAACATTATATGACATTTGGCTGACCGGACTTTGCCTAGCTAAACAAGCAGAGGAGGCTCAGAAGGCGTTTGACGTTCTTGAGGAGTTCAACGTGCCCGTTTCTCCCCCTTCGTGTGTGCTGGTGATTCGCGCTCTATGCTTCAAAGGAGAACTCAATAAAGCAGTCGATGTCTTTCTCTACACCCTGCAGAAAGGCTACAGACTGAGACCACAGCTCTGTAACAGTTTAGTCGGGGCGCTTCTCAAATCTAAGGATAAAGTGATAGTTGCTTTGGAGCTTCTTGACAGAATGAAATCTGGTGGTTATGATCTGAACTCTCATCTTTATCCAAGAACAAAATCTCTTTTGCCCCACATTTATAGTTTGCTGAAAGTGGACAATGCAGCAGCTACGTAG